A part of Triplophysa dalaica isolate WHDGS20190420 chromosome 17, ASM1584641v1, whole genome shotgun sequence genomic DNA contains:
- the zdhhc4 gene encoding palmitoyltransferase ZDHHC4: MDFLTLFGVYVVVVLTCIALVCKYSGHQQTPLGRLFDSVTRVVSPWIPQCVQSICYRAMHILFHQRNNFFLYMHLLLEIAVYTEFSYEIFGFCLDMGTSLISLCVPYILLALKSYVFYLCCSRDPGTLTKENHTAQLKVYQYDEKLFQKGIRCPTCDLVKPARSKHCRVCNRCVQRFDHHCVWVNNCIGAQNTRYFLLYLLSVCAAAGDISVLIADMLVQTVVRTGLLHAHYLDEQGQQQPVGPLFIIQHLFLTFPRIVFMLGFLVFVFFLLAGYSMFHMYLALVNQTSNEWFKGKGHSCQHCYPHSGHRCRTSYNPFRGFHHRGILKNLGEIFWPLCPVVKKDN, translated from the exons ATGGACTTCCTCACTCTGTTTGGTGTATATGTGGTGGTGGTGCTCACCTGCATTGCGCTGGTTTGTAAATATTCAGGACATCAGCAGACTCCTCTCGGTCGGCTGTTTGATTCGGTCACAAGG GTTGTATCCCCATGGATTCCTCAATGTGTACAGAGCATTTGCTACAGGGCTATGCACATATTGTTCCATCAGAG GAACAACTTCTTCCTCTACATGCATCTGTTACTTGAAATTGCTGTGTATACAGAGTTCTCCTATGAGATTTTTGGCTTCTGTTTGGACATGGGCACAAGTTTAATCAGCTTGTGTGTTCCTTATATCCTTCTCGCACTGAAATCCTACGTGTTCTACCTGTGTTGTAGTAGAGATCCAG GCACATTAACAAAGGAGAATCATACTGCGCAACTCAAGGTGTACCAATATGATGAAAAACTCTTCCAGAAGGGAATCAGGTGTCCAACCTGTGACCTGGTGAAACCTGCCCGCTCCAAACACTGTA GAGTTTGCAACCGCTGCGTCCAGAGGTTTGACCACCACTGTGTGTGGGTGAATAACTGCATCGGTGCTCAGAACACCAGGTACTTCCTGCTGTACCTATTGAGTGTTTGTGCCGCGGCGGGTGATATTTCAGTCCTTATAGCAGACATGTTAGTCCAAACTGTCGTGAGGACCGGACTTCTTCATGCTCACTACCTTGATGAGCAGGGTCAGCAACAACCTGTTGGACCGCTTTTTATCATCCAG CATCTTTTCCTGACCTTTCCAAGGATCGTCTTCATGCTAGGTTTCCTAGTATTTGTCTTTTTCCTTTTAGCGGGTTATTCTATGTTCCACATGTATCTGGCTTTGGTAAATCAAACCTCCAATGAGTGGTTTAAAGGGAAAGGCCACAGTTGTCAGCATTGCTATCCTCATTCGGGACATCGTTGCAGGACCTCATACAATCCATTCAGAGGTTTCCATCACAGAGGAATCCTCAAAAATCTTGGGGAAATCTTTTGGCCTTTATGTCCTGTtgtgaaaaaagacaattaa
- the pgp gene encoding glycerol-3-phosphate phosphatase: MAASKCTRLSEALTRQLLESVDFVLFDCDGVIWRGDQVIPGAPEVINTLKKNGKQVFFVTNNSTKTRKMYADKLGKLGFNATEEEVFGTGYCSAIYLKDVCKVEGKVYLIGSNAMRQELEKMGIQPLGVGPDPISGVQIDWANVPLDQEVQAVLVGFDEHFSYMKLNRAMQYLCNPDCQFVGTNTDTRLPLEGGKSVPGTGCLLRAVECAAQRQAQVVGKPSKFMFDCVASQFGLNPERCLMVGDRLDTDILLGSNCGLKTLLTLTGVSTVADAEANQKSDCPHQQRMVPDYYIDTIADILPALEG; this comes from the exons ATGGCTGCATCTAAATGTACGCGACTCAGCGAAGCTCTGACCAGACAGTTACTGGAGTCCGTAGACTTTGTCCTGTTCGACTGCGACGGCGTGATATGGCGAGGCGATCAGGTGATTCCTGGAGCCCCCGAGGTTATCAATACATTGAAGAAAAACGGAAAACAAGTGTTTTTTGTCACGAACAACAGCACCAAAACGCGAAAAATGTATGCGGATAAATTAGGCAAACTCGGTTTCAATGCCACCGAGGAAGAAGTGTTCGGGACGGGGTACTGCTCCGCGATCTACCTTAAAGACGTGTGTAAAGTTGAAGGGAAGGTTTATTTGATCGGGAGCAATGCGATGAGGCAAGAACTTGAGAAGATGGGCATCCAGCCTCTCGGTGTGGGCCCAGACCCCATCTCAGGTGTTCAGATTGACTGGGCGAATGTCCCTCTCGATCAGGAGGTTCAGGCTGTTCTGGTCGGATTCGATGAACATTTTAGTTATATGAAGCTCAATAGAGCCATGCAGTACTTGTGTAATCCCGACTGTCAGTTCGTGGGCACTAACACGGACACGAGGTTGCCTCTGGAGGGTGGTAAATCAGTCCCGG GTACAGGGTGCCTCCTAAGAGCAGTGGAATGTGCTGCACAACGTCAGGCACAAGTGGTGGGCAAACCCAGCAAATTTATGTTTGACTGCGTGGCCAGCCAGTTTGGTCTAAACCCTGAAAGGTGTCTAATGGTAGGAGATAGACTGGACACTGACATTTTGCTGGGGTCAAACTGTGGCCTGAAAACCCTGCTGACCCTCACAGGAGTGTCTACTGTTGCCGATGCAGAGGCAAACCAGAAGAGCGACTGCCCTCATCAACAGAGAATGGTGCCTGACTACTATATAGACACCATTGCTGATATTCTACCTGCTTTAGAGGGATAG
- the bricd5 gene encoding BRICHOS domain-containing protein 5 has translation MVRCWRHSEASLEDPHCMHCGPMSSFRIPHKVLWGSLAVTLLIVVIGLGVTAHLGLQRKTQSSLQVVRIPDHTGEFINQSALIDKHNNVVTYFVTSHVNQTSTVIFDVRQGLVCYKPDNQDSCFLRRMESLDYENVKSHLNKSETQVSQVWLVGNETERHTEFMGVLPSSRLDASTLQEPLQSLCKQASVYWTRRSDGPGKHRLIYFCIDICFPSNICVSVCFYYLPE, from the exons ATGGTGAGGTGCTGGAGGCATTCAGAAGCAAGCTTGGAGGACCCACACTGTATG CACTGTGGTCCCATGAGTTCCTTCAGAATTCCTCACAAAGTACTCTGGGGGAGTCTTGCAGTCACGCTGCTCATTGTTGTCATTGGCCTCGGTGTCACTGCACATCTAGGGCTACAGCGCAAGACACAA TCTTCACTGCAGGTTGTCAGAATCCCTGATCACACCGGTGAATTTATCAATCAGTCTGCGCTGATCGACAAGCACAACAATGTAGTGACTTATTTTGTGACTTCACACGTCAATCAAACTTCCACTGTGATTTTTGATGTGAGACAG GGGTTGGTATGCTATAAACCTGACAACCAGGACAGCTGCTTTCTTCGCCGGATGGAAAGTTTGGATTATGAGAATGTGAAATCTCATCTGAATAAATCAGAGACACAG GTCAGTCAGGTGTGGCTGGTGGGAAATGAGACTGAACGGCACACAGAGTTTATGGGAGTGTTGCCCAGCAGTCGTCTTGATGCTTCCACCCTTCAAGAACCTCTTCAGTCCCTCTGCAAGCAAGCTTCTGTCTATTGGACTAGAAGATCTGATG GTCCAGGGAAACACAGACTTATTTACTTCTGCATCGACATTTGCTTCCCCAGCAACATTTGCGTATCCGTGTGTTTCTACTATTTGCCAGAGTGA
- the mlst8 gene encoding target of rapamycin complex subunit lst8 isoform X1, translating to MDAFGRGTSTFDISVNNVIFAVEVVFLLHFAIWICIASLANRICVFFSPGIEFNMNVNQGTVGSDPVILATAGYDHTVRFWQAHSGICTRTVQHQDSQVNSLEVTPDRSMIAAAGYQHIRMYDLNSNNPNPVINYDGVSKNITSVGFHEDGRWMYTGGEDCMARIWDLRSRNLQCQRIFQVNAPVNCVCLHPNQAELIVGDQSGVIHIWDLKTDHNEQLIPEPDVSVNSVHIDPDASYMAAVNSSGNCYVWNLAGGMGDEVTQLIPKTKIPSHKRYSLRCKFSPDSTLLATCSADQTCKIWRTSNFSLMTELSIKSNNPGETSRGWMWDCAFSGDSQYIVTASSDNLARLWCVETGEIKREYSGHQKAVVCLAFNDSVLG from the exons ATGGACGCTTTTGGAAGAGGGACGTCTACGTTTGACATCAGTGTAAATAATGTGATATTTGCTGTTGaggttgtttttcttttacattttgctATTTGGATTTGTATTGCATCCTTAGCCAACAG gatttgtgtgtttttttcaccaGGGATTGAATTCAATATGAATGTTAATCAGGGTACCGTTGGCAGTGATCCGGTTATACTGGCCACCGCTGGATATGATCACACCGTCAGATTCTGGCAGGCTCACAGTGGCATTTGCACGAGAACTGTACAACACCAAGACTCG CAGGTTAATTCTCTTGAAGTAACACCTGATAGGAGCATGATTGCAGCTGCTG GCTATCAACACATACGCATGTATGATTTAAACTCAAATAATCCAAACCCAGTGATCAATTACGATGGGGTCAGCAAGAACATCACATCAGTTGGCTTTCACGAGGATGGTAGGTGGATGTACACAGGTGGAGAAGACTGCATGGCTCGCATCTGGGACCTGag GTCAAGGAACCTCCAGTGCCAACGAATCTTCCAAGTCAATGCACCTGTTAACTGTGTGTGTCTTCATCCCAATCAG GCTGAATTAATCGTTGGCGACCAAAGTGGTGTCATCCACATCTGGGATCTAAAAACGGACCACAACGAACAGCTCATCCCAGAACCAGACGTATCTGTCAATTCAGTTCACATCGATCCTGATGCCAGTTACATGGCAGCAGTCAACAGCTCG GGCAACTGTTATGTGTGGAATTTGGCTGGTGGAATGGGGGATGAGGTGACACAGCTGATACCCAAGACCAAGATCCCTTCCCACAAACGCTATTCTTTACGGTGCAAATTCAGCCCGGACTCCAC ATTGCTGGCAACCTGCTCCGCTGACCAGACCTGTAAAATCTGGCGAACCTCAAACTTCTCTCTAATGACAGAATTGAGTATTAAGAGTAACAACCCAGGAGAAACGTCCCGAGGATGGATGTGGGATTGTGCCTTCTCTGGGGATTCACAGTACATCGTTACAG CTTCCTCTGATAACCTCGCTCGCCTGTGGTGTGTGGAGACAGGAGAGATCAAGCGGGAATACAGCGGCCATCAAAAAGCCGTGGTGTGTTTAGCTTTTAATGACAGTGTACTTGGATGA
- the mlst8 gene encoding target of rapamycin complex subunit lst8 isoform X2: protein MNVNQGTVGSDPVILATAGYDHTVRFWQAHSGICTRTVQHQDSQVNSLEVTPDRSMIAAAGYQHIRMYDLNSNNPNPVINYDGVSKNITSVGFHEDGRWMYTGGEDCMARIWDLRSRNLQCQRIFQVNAPVNCVCLHPNQAELIVGDQSGVIHIWDLKTDHNEQLIPEPDVSVNSVHIDPDASYMAAVNSSGNCYVWNLAGGMGDEVTQLIPKTKIPSHKRYSLRCKFSPDSTLLATCSADQTCKIWRTSNFSLMTELSIKSNNPGETSRGWMWDCAFSGDSQYIVTASSDNLARLWCVETGEIKREYSGHQKAVVCLAFNDSVLG, encoded by the exons ATGAATGTTAATCAGGGTACCGTTGGCAGTGATCCGGTTATACTGGCCACCGCTGGATATGATCACACCGTCAGATTCTGGCAGGCTCACAGTGGCATTTGCACGAGAACTGTACAACACCAAGACTCG CAGGTTAATTCTCTTGAAGTAACACCTGATAGGAGCATGATTGCAGCTGCTG GCTATCAACACATACGCATGTATGATTTAAACTCAAATAATCCAAACCCAGTGATCAATTACGATGGGGTCAGCAAGAACATCACATCAGTTGGCTTTCACGAGGATGGTAGGTGGATGTACACAGGTGGAGAAGACTGCATGGCTCGCATCTGGGACCTGag GTCAAGGAACCTCCAGTGCCAACGAATCTTCCAAGTCAATGCACCTGTTAACTGTGTGTGTCTTCATCCCAATCAG GCTGAATTAATCGTTGGCGACCAAAGTGGTGTCATCCACATCTGGGATCTAAAAACGGACCACAACGAACAGCTCATCCCAGAACCAGACGTATCTGTCAATTCAGTTCACATCGATCCTGATGCCAGTTACATGGCAGCAGTCAACAGCTCG GGCAACTGTTATGTGTGGAATTTGGCTGGTGGAATGGGGGATGAGGTGACACAGCTGATACCCAAGACCAAGATCCCTTCCCACAAACGCTATTCTTTACGGTGCAAATTCAGCCCGGACTCCAC ATTGCTGGCAACCTGCTCCGCTGACCAGACCTGTAAAATCTGGCGAACCTCAAACTTCTCTCTAATGACAGAATTGAGTATTAAGAGTAACAACCCAGGAGAAACGTCCCGAGGATGGATGTGGGATTGTGCCTTCTCTGGGGATTCACAGTACATCGTTACAG CTTCCTCTGATAACCTCGCTCGCCTGTGGTGTGTGGAGACAGGAGAGATCAAGCGGGAATACAGCGGCCATCAAAAAGCCGTGGTGTGTTTAGCTTTTAATGACAGTGTACTTGGATGA
- the meiob gene encoding meiosis-specific with OB domain-containing protein isoform X1 — MYYKLLQLQQTNNCLRNELPTNLFKLSTERISAASCFVCRDEIQNAAMQNYVPISDLNMNITHSKVVGVIIGKTDSRGFPDRKNVGSERFTFSFTIKDSPQHFLNVSAWGNEEYIQALSSRFQIGDCVVIENPLVVTKDYEKEERFCPSTPSLYRLLVTETHSAIKICSDLETETRILPLFHMLIKDPGDFYSLRDITANGQSLDGNIINILAAVQSVGDEKFFTKSDGRKGQRLEVWLFDDTVKSYPLVCWDKEIIQLFQTQTQRGTVLFIADARVTFDSFRSCMIATVTSKTIITVHPDTAEANQLYACIRTMLETGDLDQEVLPGESMQLDSISDVLTVSQIKARNQEHADAFHCITYAFITMLELGSSISKIIRNRCAKCKFQINEDGQTCSNPACPSQGQQLHVTSGFEVLVDISDHTGTLKTCSLAGTVAEKTLGCKTEEFMCLSESQRTTMKWTLLLERCKIYLKVLSSPKTRSGMKASILSCALADPVEVKQNLGVLVG, encoded by the exons atgtatTATAAGCTGTTACAGCTACAACAAACTAATAATTGTCTACGAAACGAACTACCTACAAATCTCTTCAAGTTGTCTACTGAGAGGATTTCAGCCGCTAGCTGTTTTG TGTGTAGAGACGAAATTCAAAACGCTGCAATGCAGAACTATGTGCCGATATCAGACCTGAACATGAACATCACACATTCG AAGGTGGTTGGAGTGATTATAGGGAAAACTGATTCAAGAGGATTTCCTGACAGAAAAA ATGTTGGCTCTGAAAGGTTCACCTTCAGTTTCACCATTAAAGACTCACCACAACATTTTCTCAACGTGTCTGCATGGGGAAATGAGGAGTATATTCAAGCCCTTAGCAGTCGCTTTCAGATTGGGGATTGTG ttgTGATTGAAAATCCCCTTGTTGTGACTAAAGACTATGAGAAAGAAGAACGGTTTTGTCCCTCAACACCCAg TCTCTACAGGCTGTTGGTAACAGAGACGCACTCAGCCATTAAGATCTGCTCAGATTTAGAAACCGAGACCAGGATTCTTCCATTATTTCACATGCTTATTAAAGATCCAGGGGACTTTTATTCACTGAGAGACATTACTGCAAATGGACAGAGCCTGGATGGGAACATTATTAACATTCTAGCAGCTGTGCAGTCG GTGGGAGACGAGAAATTCTTTACTAAATCAGATGGACGCAAAGGACAGAGGCTGGAAGTATGGCTCTTTGATGACACTGTGAAATCATATCCGTTAGTGTG TTGGGATAAAGAGATCATTCAGCtgtttcaaacacaaacacaaagaggaACAG TTCTCTTCATCGCAGATGCTCGCGTCACCTTTGACAGTTTTCGCAGTTGTATGATAGCAACCGTGACCTCAAAAACAATCATTACTGTACACCCTG ACACAGCAGAGGCCAACCAACTGTATGCTTGTATAAGGACAATGTTAGAAACTGGAGATCTGGACCAAGAAGTTCTCCCAGGTGAAAGTATGCAAT tggATTCCATTAGTGATGTGCTGACTGTGAGCCAGATCAAAGCCAGAAATCAAGAACATGCTGATGCTTTCCATTGCATCACATATGCGTTCATTACAATGCTTGAACTAGGTTCCTCTATCTCCAAAATCATACGCAACAGATG CGCCAAATGCAAGTTCCAAATCAACGAGGACGGTCAGACCTGTTCCAATCCTGCCTGTCCAAGTCAGGGACAACAACTCCACGTCACTTCAGGCTTTGAGGTGCTGGTGGATATCAGTGATCATACTGGGACATTGAAGACTTGCAGTCTGGCGGGCACGGTCGCTGAGAAAACCCTGGGTTGTAAG aCAGAGGAGTTTATGTGCCTGTCAGAGTCTCAGAGGACAACGATGAAGTGGACGCTTCTTCTCGAGAGATGCAAAATTTATCTAAAG GTTCTCTCATCTCCTAAAACCAGAAGTGGAATGAAGGCAAGCATTTTGTCATGTGCCCTCGCTGACCCCGTGGAAGTTAAGCAAAACCTTGGCGTATTAGTGGGTTGA
- the meiob gene encoding meiosis-specific with OB domain-containing protein isoform X2, with the protein MQNYVPISDLNMNITHSKVVGVIIGKTDSRGFPDRKNVGSERFTFSFTIKDSPQHFLNVSAWGNEEYIQALSSRFQIGDCVVIENPLVVTKDYEKEERFCPSTPSLYRLLVTETHSAIKICSDLETETRILPLFHMLIKDPGDFYSLRDITANGQSLDGNIINILAAVQSVGDEKFFTKSDGRKGQRLEVWLFDDTVKSYPLVCWDKEIIQLFQTQTQRGTVLFIADARVTFDSFRSCMIATVTSKTIITVHPDTAEANQLYACIRTMLETGDLDQEVLPGESMQLDSISDVLTVSQIKARNQEHADAFHCITYAFITMLELGSSISKIIRNRCAKCKFQINEDGQTCSNPACPSQGQQLHVTSGFEVLVDISDHTGTLKTCSLAGTVAEKTLGCKTEEFMCLSESQRTTMKWTLLLERCKIYLKVLSSPKTRSGMKASILSCALADPVEVKQNLGVLVG; encoded by the exons ATGCAGAACTATGTGCCGATATCAGACCTGAACATGAACATCACACATTCG AAGGTGGTTGGAGTGATTATAGGGAAAACTGATTCAAGAGGATTTCCTGACAGAAAAA ATGTTGGCTCTGAAAGGTTCACCTTCAGTTTCACCATTAAAGACTCACCACAACATTTTCTCAACGTGTCTGCATGGGGAAATGAGGAGTATATTCAAGCCCTTAGCAGTCGCTTTCAGATTGGGGATTGTG ttgTGATTGAAAATCCCCTTGTTGTGACTAAAGACTATGAGAAAGAAGAACGGTTTTGTCCCTCAACACCCAg TCTCTACAGGCTGTTGGTAACAGAGACGCACTCAGCCATTAAGATCTGCTCAGATTTAGAAACCGAGACCAGGATTCTTCCATTATTTCACATGCTTATTAAAGATCCAGGGGACTTTTATTCACTGAGAGACATTACTGCAAATGGACAGAGCCTGGATGGGAACATTATTAACATTCTAGCAGCTGTGCAGTCG GTGGGAGACGAGAAATTCTTTACTAAATCAGATGGACGCAAAGGACAGAGGCTGGAAGTATGGCTCTTTGATGACACTGTGAAATCATATCCGTTAGTGTG TTGGGATAAAGAGATCATTCAGCtgtttcaaacacaaacacaaagaggaACAG TTCTCTTCATCGCAGATGCTCGCGTCACCTTTGACAGTTTTCGCAGTTGTATGATAGCAACCGTGACCTCAAAAACAATCATTACTGTACACCCTG ACACAGCAGAGGCCAACCAACTGTATGCTTGTATAAGGACAATGTTAGAAACTGGAGATCTGGACCAAGAAGTTCTCCCAGGTGAAAGTATGCAAT tggATTCCATTAGTGATGTGCTGACTGTGAGCCAGATCAAAGCCAGAAATCAAGAACATGCTGATGCTTTCCATTGCATCACATATGCGTTCATTACAATGCTTGAACTAGGTTCCTCTATCTCCAAAATCATACGCAACAGATG CGCCAAATGCAAGTTCCAAATCAACGAGGACGGTCAGACCTGTTCCAATCCTGCCTGTCCAAGTCAGGGACAACAACTCCACGTCACTTCAGGCTTTGAGGTGCTGGTGGATATCAGTGATCATACTGGGACATTGAAGACTTGCAGTCTGGCGGGCACGGTCGCTGAGAAAACCCTGGGTTGTAAG aCAGAGGAGTTTATGTGCCTGTCAGAGTCTCAGAGGACAACGATGAAGTGGACGCTTCTTCTCGAGAGATGCAAAATTTATCTAAAG GTTCTCTCATCTCCTAAAACCAGAAGTGGAATGAAGGCAAGCATTTTGTCATGTGCCCTCGCTGACCCCGTGGAAGTTAAGCAAAACCTTGGCGTATTAGTGGGTTGA
- the msrb1b gene encoding methionine-R-sulfoxide reductase B1b: MSFCSFLRNEVYKDHFNPGMYVCSQCGHPLFSSRSKYEHSSPWPAFTETIREDSVKKIMESLTAYKVLCGKCGNGLGHEFLKDGPEEGLSRFUIFSHSLKFVPKDKVDKH, encoded by the exons ATGTCTTTTTGTTCTTTCCTCCGGAATGAGGTTTATAAAGATCATTTCAACCCTG GAATGTACGTTTGCTCCCAATGTGGACATCCATTGTTTTCAAGCAGGTCCAAATATGAACATTCCTCCCCCTGGCCTGCTTTCACAGAGACCATCCGAGAAGACAgcgtaaaaaaaatcatggagTCATTAACAGCTTACAAG GTTCTATGTGGAAAGTGTGGCAATGGACTAGGTCATGAGTTCCTGAAAGATGGACCAGAGGAGGGCTTATCACGTTTCTGAATATTCAGCCACTCGCTTAAGTTTGTCCCAAAAG ATAAGGTTGATAAACACTAA
- the neurl2 gene encoding neuralized-like protein 2: MAAVLEQFMEFHPVHGTNVRLDPSGTQATRVESFANGVCFSKDPLSPGEIFLVEIEEKELGWCGHLRVGLTAHDPRTLETVPEYSLPDLVEMGDSWVFAITRNHNKVVEDEGEVGEQPNVGGEIENKPKTFFTNTHLYIENVCIPLDKLVGRSRPGRYSHILDDLYKTNALPPTARRSRIGVVYVPKGQGYADMHIIINGEDMGASAKRIPTNKPLYAIVDVFAATKCVRIVQVEYGFASLQTLCRKTIQKHIVHRMALDWLELPELLKHYCKYE, encoded by the exons ATGGCAGCCGTTTTAGAACAGTTTATGGAATTTCATCCAGTTCATGGTACAAACGTGAGACTGGACCCCTCAGGAACTCAAGCCACCCGCGTAGAAAGTTTTGCAAATGGCGTCTGCTTCAGTAAAGACCCCTTAAGCCCTGGAGAGATTTTCCTTGTGGAGATCGAAGAGAAAGAACTGGGCTGGTGTGGTCATTTACGGGTCGGACTTACTGCACATGACCCCCGAACACTGGAAACTGTACCGGAATACTCTCTGCCTGATCTTGTGGAAATGGGAGATAGCTGGGTATTTGCTATAACAAGAAACCATAATAAAGTTGTTGAGGATGAAGGAGAAGTTGGAGAGCAACCAAATGTGGGTGGTGAGATAGAAAACAAgcctaaaacattttttaccaaCACTCacctgtatatagaaaatgtatgCATACCCCTAGACAAGCTGGTGGGACGCAGTCGACCTGGCAGGTACAGTCACATCCTGGATGACCTGTACAAAACCAACGCATTACCTCCTACTGCACGCCGCAGTCGCATTGGGGTTGTCTATGTGCCTAAAGGACAAGGATATGCCGACATGCACATCATCATCAATGGTGAAGACATGGGAGCCTCTGCTAAGAGAATCCCAACAAATAAGCCTTTATATGCCATCGTGGATGTATTTGCAGCGACAAAATGTGTCCGGATTGTGCAGGTGGAATATGGCT TTGCTTCATTGCAGACGCTCTGCCGGAAGACCATTCAGAAACACATTGTTCACAGAATGGCTTTGGACTGGCTGGAACTTCCAGAGCTGCTAAAACACTACTGCAAATATGAGTGA